One part of the Paenibacillus silvisoli genome encodes these proteins:
- a CDS encoding DEAD/DEAH box helicase produces MNVTWELLKLQPQLIDALMANQIEKPTPVQAATIPVLLAGQDVSAKSQTGTGKTLAYMLPALQRVDVSKPEVQVMVLAPTQELAMQIFRVAEIYGEAIGVRSQQLIGGASMQRQVEKLRQHPHVVIGTPGRIHELVKAGKLKLHQIRLVIIDEADQVFNLGSTVEVETLLRGMVRDRQIAFFSATRPQAMVEVESRWMSDPQRVDVTADQQAGKQVKHYFVVCERRDKVDTARRLIRMLKPASALLFINDTDEIANYEAKLSYEGFSVETLYGDADKQRRASTLARFRDGRLQLLVATDVAARGLDIADLPLVVHLDPAMDADHYVHRSGRTGRMGKPGTVVSIVTRNQLFIMDKFRKQLGIDLQEKTMYAGKLWNPGEEQQGSRDFKRDGAPRRGDESGRRSANANANARGGVGRGAGFGSPSARVSEGSGNGAGGASEAGQAAVRGADASSGATAGRRPAAAKPTKSKKALERERKNKGAPKWLKAKRDGEQS; encoded by the coding sequence ATGAACGTGACATGGGAACTTTTAAAGCTGCAGCCGCAGCTGATTGATGCCTTGATGGCCAATCAAATCGAAAAGCCGACGCCGGTGCAAGCGGCGACGATTCCTGTCCTGCTTGCGGGACAGGATGTTTCCGCGAAATCGCAAACGGGAACCGGCAAAACGCTGGCCTATATGCTGCCTGCGCTTCAGCGCGTGGATGTGTCGAAGCCGGAGGTGCAGGTGATGGTTCTGGCGCCGACGCAAGAGCTGGCGATGCAAATTTTTCGGGTAGCCGAGATCTATGGCGAAGCGATTGGCGTGCGATCCCAGCAGCTTATAGGGGGAGCATCGATGCAGCGCCAAGTGGAGAAGCTGCGTCAGCATCCGCATGTCGTAATCGGCACGCCGGGGCGTATTCATGAGCTGGTGAAAGCCGGCAAACTGAAGCTGCATCAGATCCGGCTTGTCATCATCGACGAAGCGGATCAGGTGTTCAACCTCGGTTCGACGGTTGAGGTAGAGACGCTGCTGCGGGGCATGGTGCGGGACCGGCAAATCGCCTTCTTCTCGGCGACGCGCCCGCAAGCGATGGTCGAGGTAGAATCGCGGTGGATGAGCGATCCGCAGCGGGTGGATGTGACGGCGGACCAGCAAGCGGGGAAGCAAGTGAAGCATTATTTTGTCGTGTGCGAGCGGCGGGATAAGGTGGATACGGCGCGCCGCTTGATTCGGATGCTGAAGCCGGCGTCCGCGCTGCTGTTTATTAACGACACGGATGAAATCGCGAACTATGAAGCGAAGCTGAGCTACGAGGGCTTCAGCGTGGAGACGCTGTACGGGGATGCGGACAAGCAGCGCCGCGCGTCGACGCTGGCCCGGTTCCGCGATGGCCGCCTCCAGCTGCTGGTGGCAACGGATGTTGCGGCACGCGGGCTCGATATCGCTGATTTGCCGCTTGTCGTTCATCTTGATCCCGCGATGGACGCGGATCATTACGTACATCGTTCCGGCCGGACCGGCCGGATGGGCAAGCCGGGTACCGTCGTCTCGATCGTGACGCGGAACCAGCTGTTCATCATGGACAAGTTCCGCAAGCAGCTCGGCATCGATCTGCAGGAGAAGACGATGTACGCGGGCAAGCTGTGGAATCCCGGCGAGGAGCAGCAGGGCAGCCGCGACTTTAAGCGGGACGGTGCGCCTAGAAGAGGCGACGAAAGCGGTCGTCGCAGCGCGAACGCGAATGCGAATGCGCGTGGCGGTGTCGGGCGCGGTGCCGGTTTCGGCAGCCCGAGCGCGCGCGTCAGCGAAGGCAGCGGGAATGGCGCAGGCGGCGCCAGTGAAGCCGGCCAAGCTGCTGTCCGCGGCGCGGACGCGAGTAGCGGCGCGACGGCTGGCCGGCGGCCGGCGGCTGCGAAGCCGACGAAATCCAAAAAAGCGCTTGAACGGGAACGCAAAAACAAAGGCGCGCCGAAGTGGCTGAAAGCGAAACGCGACGGCGAGCAAAGCTAG
- a CDS encoding SDR family NAD(P)-dependent oxidoreductase: MLHGKIVLITGAATGIGAETAKLLAAEGAVPILTGRRPDKLQEAASGISGRHGCYRMDVTDSDEVARVVQQIAADYGRIDILLNNAGFGVFELFADTPIERFQAMMDTNYMGIIRCTKAVLPYMQKQGGGHIINVASMAGKLSTSKSSGYAATKHAVLGLTNAMRTEFAAMNIYVSAINPGPIDTPFLHTADPGGQYASKVRGYMLKPASVAEAIVKVMKRRKPEVDLPRSASIGIRIYGLFPRLADRIAGRWLNRK, encoded by the coding sequence GTGTTGCATGGGAAAATTGTACTTATTACCGGAGCGGCGACCGGCATCGGCGCGGAAACGGCGAAGCTGCTTGCGGCCGAGGGCGCGGTTCCGATCCTGACGGGCAGAAGGCCGGACAAGCTGCAGGAGGCGGCTTCGGGGATTAGCGGCAGGCATGGCTGCTACCGGATGGACGTCACCGATTCGGATGAAGTGGCGCGGGTCGTTCAGCAAATCGCCGCGGACTATGGCAGAATCGATATATTGCTGAACAATGCGGGCTTTGGCGTATTCGAGCTGTTCGCCGATACGCCGATCGAGCGGTTCCAGGCGATGATGGACACGAATTACATGGGCATTATCCGGTGTACGAAAGCGGTGCTGCCTTATATGCAAAAGCAGGGCGGCGGCCATATTATTAATGTCGCATCGATGGCCGGAAAGCTGAGTACGTCGAAGTCTTCCGGTTACGCGGCAACGAAGCATGCCGTGCTCGGGTTGACGAACGCGATGCGGACGGAGTTCGCGGCCATGAATATTTATGTATCGGCTATCAATCCCGGGCCGATTGATACGCCTTTCCTCCATACGGCTGACCCCGGCGGCCAATATGCCAGCAAGGTGCGCGGCTACATGCTGAAGCCGGCGAGCGTGGCGGAGGCGATTGTGAAGGTCATGAAGCGGCGAAAGCCGGAGGTGGATTTGCCGCGCTCGGCCTCTATCGGCATACGGATTTACGGCTTGTTTCCGCGTTTGGCCGACCGGATCGCAGGCCGCTGGTTGAATCGGAAATAG
- a CDS encoding chemotaxis protein CheX → MKAEYINPFLESAKIVIEQVAQVKPSTGQLGVKEIKFANDYIWIQIGINGQMNGDIVFGLSEEVALKMVSAMMGGYPIAEMDEMGKSAISELGNMISGNASTMLFNQGVRVDITPPKLVLSNQAAGFTATKALTIPLIMDGIGELDIQVLIAS, encoded by the coding sequence ATGAAGGCTGAATACATTAATCCCTTCTTGGAGTCCGCTAAGATCGTCATCGAACAAGTCGCGCAAGTCAAGCCTTCGACCGGTCAGCTCGGTGTCAAAGAAATCAAATTTGCCAATGATTATATTTGGATTCAAATCGGAATAAACGGTCAAATGAACGGTGATATCGTATTCGGTTTAAGCGAAGAGGTCGCACTCAAGATGGTGTCCGCTATGATGGGCGGTTACCCGATTGCAGAAATGGACGAGATGGGCAAGAGCGCAATTTCGGAGCTCGGCAACATGATCAGCGGCAACGCCAGCACCATGCTGTTCAACCAGGGCGTTCGCGTCGACATTACGCCGCCTAAGCTCGTGCTCTCCAATCAAGCAGCCGGGTTTACGGCTACGAAGGCACTTACCATTCCGCTTATTATGGATGGAATCGGCGAGCTGGACATCCAGGTTCTAATTGCATCGTAA
- a CDS encoding zinc dependent phospholipase C family protein: MPNVWTHFIFGQQCLQALGEERLIETPHLKTMFNMGCQGPDFLFYHRFLPWQKGRTMTRLGSDMHQLHCGPVLLDLLDALDNLPAKTDKYAREDAFVYTLGFVLHHLLDRVMHPYVFSRSGNRKWDHQRFEVLMDTLIVHKLLEIETWKTEVWREINNKGELPASVLDAFEQIAAVHYPKLAPMIRREHWSAAMRDMIAAQRLFYDPTGVRRLVTFGQIEPFVYKKELPELDILNESRRPWLDPMDGQTLHDESVWDLWDQAMSEAKEVIGAILVWLREKESLEPILGGGSEIHAPSKHQLRETVARLIGNRSYETGLPCESGASIRFEDPIWVPKL, from the coding sequence GTGCCGAACGTATGGACCCATTTCATATTTGGGCAGCAATGCCTGCAAGCGCTCGGAGAAGAGCGATTAATTGAAACTCCGCATCTGAAAACGATGTTTAATATGGGCTGCCAAGGCCCCGATTTTCTATTCTACCACCGCTTTCTGCCCTGGCAGAAAGGGCGGACGATGACCCGGCTGGGGAGCGACATGCATCAGCTCCACTGCGGTCCCGTCCTGCTCGATTTATTGGATGCGCTGGATAATTTGCCGGCCAAAACGGATAAATATGCGCGCGAGGATGCGTTCGTGTATACGCTCGGCTTCGTGCTGCATCATCTGCTGGACCGCGTGATGCATCCCTATGTATTCAGCCGTTCCGGCAACCGCAAGTGGGACCATCAGCGCTTCGAGGTGCTCATGGACACGCTCATCGTCCATAAGCTGCTCGAAATCGAGACATGGAAGACGGAGGTTTGGCGCGAAATCAACAATAAAGGCGAGCTGCCCGCCTCCGTCTTGGATGCCTTCGAGCAAATCGCCGCCGTTCATTATCCGAAGCTCGCGCCAATGATACGCCGCGAGCATTGGTCCGCGGCAATGCGCGACATGATTGCGGCACAGCGGCTGTTCTATGACCCAACCGGCGTACGGCGCCTGGTCACCTTCGGTCAGATTGAACCGTTCGTCTATAAAAAGGAGCTTCCTGAGCTCGACATCTTAAACGAGTCCCGCAGGCCATGGCTCGACCCGATGGATGGGCAAACGCTGCATGATGAAAGCGTCTGGGATCTGTGGGATCAAGCCATGTCCGAGGCGAAAGAGGTCATCGGCGCCATCCTCGTATGGCTGAGAGAGAAGGAATCGCTGGAGCCTATCCTTGGCGGCGGCAGCGAGATTCATGCCCCTTCCAAGCATCAGCTTCGCGAAACGGTCGCCCGTCTGATCGGCAACCGCTCCTACGAAACCGGGCTTCCATGCGAGAGCGGGGCGTCCATTCGCTTCGAGGATCCCATCTGGGTCCCGAAGCTATGA